The following is a genomic window from Sphingorhabdus sp. Alg231-15.
CTCTTCCGACCATTTCATCTGGCGTTTTATCAAACAGTGCCGATTGATAAGCGTTGGTGAACAGGCATCGTCCCGAACGATCTGTAGCATTGATCATGATCGGTATCGTATCGATGATCTGTTCCAACATGCTCTTGTTTGTTGGAGCGCTATGTTCGGTATTGTCAGTAACCGACGCGTGTTTGCGCTCAATCTCGGAAGCGCGCTTGCGCAGATTGACACTTTTCTCACTTTTGGTGAGCAATGACATCGCTCTTTTGCAAAATTCTACATGCGAAACCGGGCTTTGAAGAAAGTCAGTGGCTCCAGCATCGAGTGCGGACAGCCGACATTCACGGTCCTGATGCGCCGTAATGACAATCGCCGGTACATCACTGCAACTCGACATTTTGCGGACTTTTTTGATGAATTCTGCACCATTCATCTTGGGCATGCGATAGTCCACAACCAGCAACTCAGCCGTATTTTTGTGTAGCCAGTCTAGCGCTTCGACAGGATCAGCAAATGTCACGGAAGAGTATTTCTCCCCCATGATTGTCACGAACTGGGCATAAATCCTGAGATTTGTAGGCCGGTCATCAACGATAAGAACACGCGTGGTCATAGGGATGCAATAGGCTGCGATAATCAAAATAAGGTTAACACATAATTGGTTGTGTAAAGCTCTGAATTCTATGCACCCAGATGTGGAAAAACAGCGCTCAAGCGTTGAGCAGAAAAACATCCCCGCCAGCGGCGGCCGTATTACATGTCACAGTCTTTTCGTGGACGAAACGATCATGTGAGTCCTGCAGTGTGAGAATTGGCAATATTGCTCCATTTCTTTCGGCAATTGCTGCTCCTAAGGCAATCATAGCTGGATCGATCGGGTCGACGATGATTCCGCCGATTAATCCGGCCTGTAGCTGACGGAAAATATCTTCCGGTTCTGAGATCGCAGATTGTTGTACCAAATTATCAATGCCGGTTATTTCATTGATCGCGTTGCTCAGCTGTTCAACATTCCCATCGGATTGTTGCCGATCAATCTGCAGGAAACTGTTTCCGGTGACCAAGGCACGAGCGCAGGCAGTTAAGACAGCCGTTTGATCTTGAAGCAAGGAAACAACAAGGCCGCGCCCTTTGATACTATATATATTCGTTTCTCCTGCGGGAGACGCGAGGGAGATATTTGTGGTTAGGATCTCATTTCGAAGTGAGCGTTCGCGACTTAGGATTTGTCCGAATTTATCTGGAGCAGCTTCCGTCAAAAGAGTCAGGCCATTGTCGTCAGACGAAATAGCACTCCATTGATCGTGAGACTTGATCCCAGCTGCGATCGAGTTCGCAAAATTGACAGAGGGAACGCGTTGATGCTCCATTGGTTCTTTGATGGGCTTTTCCACCATCATATTTTCGTCAGACTTTTCACCTTTGGAAAGCCTCAGCAAATATAGCGGTCCTCCAGCTTTTGGACCTGTTCCTGACAGCCCTTGGCCACCGAATGGTTGAACGCCTACGACGGCGCCAATCTGATTGCGGTTGATGTAAATGTTGCCCACTTGAGCGCGTTCAGCCATGTCTTCGGATAATCCGTCAATGCGACTGTGAATTCCCAGAGTCAGCCCAAATCCACTATTGTTGATTTTATCAATCACAGCCATTTTCTCATCTGCCTTAAAGCGGACAACATGCAGTACGGGACCAAAAATCTCGCGATCGAGATCGGAAATGTCATTGAGCTCATATGCGACCGGATTAACAAAGTGTCCTTTGTTTGATTGACCATCTTCCATAATGAGTTCTGATGAGACGCCGATTTTTCGTCCTATCTCGTCCAAGCGGTCCAAATGACTGGTGATGTTCTGTTTGGCTGCTGCATCAATAACCGGACCAACATCATTGGATATATGCCAAGGATCGCCAACTTTAAGGGCCTGCATTGCTCCGCGAAGCAAGTCGATAAACTGGTCGGCGATGTCGTCCTGTACGCACAATATTCGCAGGGCTGAGCAACGCTGTCCGGCGCTTTGAAAAGCAGATGAAATGACAGCGTCTACAGTCTGCTCTGGGAGTGCCGATGAATCGACAATCATGGCATTGATACCACCGGTTTCAGCAATTAACGGAGTCAGCGGTCGACCGACCTGAGCCAATCTTCGCGTAATGCGTTTGGCTGTGGTCGTGGATCCGGTAAAGCAGACGGCTGCTGCCAGCGAATGGGAGATCAATGCCTCGCCTATTAGCGCGCCAGAACCCGGAAGCAAGTTAACCGCTGCACCATCAATTCCGACATCATGCAATAAGCGTATGGCTTCCGCAGCAATAAGCGGCGTCTGTTCGGCAGGTTTGGCGACCACCGTGTTACCTGCGGCAAGTGCTGCGGTGATCTGGCCTAGAAAAATCGCAAGTGGGAAGTTCCAGGGCGAAATACATATGGTCACGCCCAGAGGTTGGCGCTTGCTGAAAGACGGTGCTCTTGCCTGCTCAGCATAGTATCGACAAAAATCCACGGCCTCGCGGACCTCGTCAATTGCGTCACCCCATGTTTTTCCTGCTTCCTTGATCGCAAGATAATGAAAAAGACCGGATCGTTTTTCCAAAAGATCGGCCGCATCTTCAAGTAAGCCGGCGCGTTCTGCCGCGGAGCGACGGGACCAGCTTTTAAATGCTTCCTGAGCCGTAACCATCGCAATATTAGCCGCATTCTCGTCCGCGATAACAACAGAGCCAATTTGTTCTGAGGTTATCGCTGGATTAAATACAGGTGCTTCATCGCCTTGAATTTCCGCACCTGCGATGATCGGGGCGGAGATATGTGTTTGTTTCGCCGCGGTATTGAGTTCTTCTTGAAATCTCAAGCGATGCATCGAGTTCGCTAAATCCCAACCTTTTGCGGTTTTTCGTTCACTACTCAGATACTGTTTCGGCGGCGGGATTTTTTGGTTTGCGATGGTCGGATGTTGCGCCAATGCTGCAATCGGATCACGAATCAATGTCGATAATTCAATATTTGGATCGGCCAGCTTGTGCACAAACGAACTGTTGGCTCCGTTCTCCAACAATCGCCGAATAAGATAAGAGAGTAAGTCTTTCTGGGTGCCAACCGGCGCATATATTCGACTGTAGATTTGGGGTTGGTCGAGAAGTCCATCATGCAGTTCTTGTCCCATGCCAAACAGCCGTTGGACTTCGATCGGGCGCTCGGGACCTGCGAGTTCCTTCACAGCAGCAATGCTATCGGCATTATGTGTGGCGAACTGAGCCACAAAGTGATCAGGGCTGGCTAACAATTTTTGTGCGCAGGTGAGATAGCTGAGATCGGTCATCTCCTTACGGGTAAAAACCGGGTAGGTTTCGAGTCCCATTTCCTGCGCGCGCTTTATCTCACTATCCCAATAAGCACCTTTGACCAGACGAATGAAAAGCGGTGCCTGCAATTGAGCGGCTTGCTTGGCCAACCAATCGATCAAGGGCAGGGCGCGCCTTTGATAAGCCTGAACTACGAACCCCAAACCTTTCCAGCCTTTCAGCTCGGGCGTGGCGACAAGCATGGCAAGAACATCCATCGATATGTCGAGCCGTTCTGTCTCTTCGGCATCAATCGTGATCTGGATGTTGGCCGCTCGTGCTTTAATCGCCAACGGAAGCAGCATTGCCGCTATTTCCGGAACAGCATGCTCTGCCTGTGCAAATTCATAACGCGGGTGAAGCGCAGATAGTTTGATGGAGATGCTATGATTTCTGCTTGGGTCATCGGAGTCTGCGTGGGCAGCAACCCGATCCAATGCATCGGCATATGACTTATAATATTTTTGCGCATCGGTTGCCGTGCGTGCGGCTTCGCCCAGCATATCAAAGGAAAAAACATAGCCTTGGCGACTATATTTCTCGCCTCGCCTGATTGCGCTATCCAGTGTTTCTGCGAACACAAACTGGGAAGAAAGCGCTTTGATTGCGGTGCGGATCGCGAAGCGCAATTTGGCATTGCCTATTTTTGCAATGACTTTTGTGAGCGGGTTACTGGCGCTTTTGTTCCAGTGTAGCCAGCGATCAGTCAGATGGAGTAGTCGCCCTGACAGGCTCATCGCTAGCGTATGTCCGACGCCGCTATGAGACAGCCAGTCGCGGCCGATTAGCTTGTCTTGGATAAGTTCGTCAGCGGTAGTTGCATTCGTGGTCCGCGATAGTGCTTCGGCCAATCGCATCAGCTGCACCCCTTCGTCACTCGACAAACCATATTCTGTCAAAAACTGATCGATCAAAGGCCGATTTTGAGAATGACGGAGCTGTTCAACCAGCAAGGTGCTAGCCTCTGATATCCGGTTCCACGCAGCGCGATCGAGATTAAGCTCTCTTTGCATCTGCTCATGCAAATCGCGCTCGCTCCGCCACGTAGCGGAGGCCATTTTTGTTCGGAGGTTATTATCGACCTTGGTGATAGCGAGATGTTGATTCATTGGGTGAATTTATCATTCAGCCGCAGGAATTCAGAGGTTGATATTTGAGCTATTGTAGAACAATATACTAAATAGCATGCATAAAATAGACCAAATGGACCATAAAATGAATGATGTGAGGGGCCTCGATAAATTTGATTGGCGTATATTGGAGGCCGTTCAGAATGACGGACGGCTTTCTCTTTCGGCGCTATCGGCACATGTAGGTTTATCCAAGACGCCGTGCCAGGTCCGCCTCAAGCGTCTGGAGGAAGAGGGGTATATAACGGGCTATCATGGGCGTCTTAACATGCGCAAAATTCGGAGAAATTATGTTGTATTCATTCAGGTAAAGCTGGAAGCAACCAGCCGCCGCCATTTAGAACAGTTTAATGTTGCAGTTAGCAAGATGGATGCGATTCAATCCTGCTACATGATGGCTGGCGGTTTCGATTATTTGTTGAAGGTCCGCTGCCGCAACATGGAGGAGTATCGCATCATCCTCACCGACGATATCAACAGTCTTCCTGGCGTGTACCAAACAACTACCTTTCCGGTTATGGAAGAGGTGAAGCGGACCCTGGGTGTTGATCTTAGTGGACAAATATAGGTGTTTATGAGGATGATTGTCCCATCTCCAGAGCCTCCGCGTCGAGATTAGTCCAATTTGGTTTCAATGTTCCTTGTTAAAACAGGTGGAATTGAGCAGTCGGTGAACGGGTTTAAGACAAGAACAATGATGTTCATCAGTTTCTTGTCGACATTTGTTGCCGAGGGGGCTGGCTATGGAATTCACACATGCCGAGATACTGGACATATTATCCACCAAACATAAGGTGATAGAAGCCAAACAAGTCGCTTTTCGGGGAAGGTTGCAGCATTTTCAGCGCCTTGGTTTTCCCGCCGGTGCCAACACAGGAAAGGGAAGGGTGGCTTCCTACTCGTGGCCTGAGCTGTTTCTGATTGGTCTGGCCTTGGACTGCTTGGAAATTGGTTCCACCCCAGACCGGAGCGTAAATGAAATCATAAAATTTGAGGATGTTTTTTTGTCGGCGGTAGCAAGCGTTGCTATTGGCAATTCAGATGAAGCGAATGAAGATTTTCGATGCTTCCTGATTGTGGAATTATCCAACCTGATGTCCTTAAAAGAGGAAAAAGATTGGAGCCAGACCGTCAAGCTGCTCTCTCATAAAAATATGATGGAAATTCTCTCCCCCGAGGGGTTGGACGCGTTCCGCTCACCCTATGCACTGATAGATCTGCGTCAGTTTCTGGCGGCAATACTGAATGGTGTTTTTGGCTGTGCCGACCGGTCGAAGAAAAGGATTTTGAATGATCTTAAGGCTTGGGCGATCGGCCAAGCGGAATAATCTCTTGCGGCTTTAGGGCGTTCTGATCACCTATTCAGGCCTTCAGCTTGGAAACCGGTTGATCCAATCCAATTGTGAGGTTGAGGATATCGGTTGAGCGGTATAGCGTCGTACGAAACCTATTTGGAGTAAGAGTTGTGATTCCTGGCGAGCATTATGAGCAGCAATATCTCGATCTAATGCGTCACATTTGGACTCATGGTGATGAGCGGACGGATCGTACGGGCGTTGGAACGAGATCAATTTTTGGAGCGACAATGCGCTTCGATCTGGCAAATGACTCGATTCCGCTCCTTACAACCAAACGGGTCTTCTGGAAGACAGCCACTCGGGAGATGCTTTGGTTTCTGACTGGAGACACCAATATCCGATCACTGGTAGAGCAGAAAGTCCATATTTGGACCGACTGGCCGTTGGATAAATATCGGAAAGAAACCGGCGAAGATATTGATCGCGATGCTTTTGAGCAGCGGATAGTTGAAGACGATCAATTTGCAAAACAATGGGGTGATTTAGGGCCGGTTTACGGAACGCAATGGGTTAACTGGCCTCGCTATACGCCGGCAGGCGAGGGGCTTTACCGCCGCGAAGAGAAAGGGATCAATCAAATCAAGCTGTTGATTGATGGATTGAAGCATAATCCGGGTTCGCGGCGGCATATCTTTACGGGTTGGAATGTTGCTGAGCTTGATCAGATGGCACTGCCGCCCTGTCATAAAACATATCAGTTCTATGTAGCTGGCGGAAAATTGTCTGCAGTGCTTTATCAGCGCAGTTGTGACCTCGGGTTGGGTTTTGCATTTAATGTATATTCAGCCGCCTTGCTCGTTCGCATGATTGCACAACAATGCGAACTTGAGCCTGGTGAACTAGTTTGGAATGGCGGAGATGTCCATCTCTATCTGAATCACGCGGAGCTTGTTGAGGAGCAATTATCACGTCAGCCATCAGGACAGCCCAAGTTCAAAATACTACGCAAACCTGAATCCATTTTTCACTATCAAATTGCCGATTTTAAAGTTGAGGATTATGCTCCACAGGCCCATATTTCTGCGCCTGTAGCTGTCTGAAAGACAAGTTCTGGAAAAGTCAAAATATTGCGCCAACCAGTTACTGCCGGACAAGGTTGAGCAACTTTATTGCGAGCTGGGAATGTAAGTTTACAATAAAGTATGATATTAATATCGAATTGACGAGTCGTAGGGGATTCTCAATAAATAGTAGTGCGGAGTAGTTCATCCAACTTTAGGGAGAGCTGAAATGCCACTTCAAACCATTAGTCGTGCCTTATTCGTAACTGTATCTGCAACAGCTTGTGTCGCCGGATTGGCGGCAACTGCACAAGCTCAAACAGAACTGAACGTAGCAGACAATACTGCACAATCTCGTCCCGTAATGGTTGAAAATGCTCCCAGTATTGTAATTCGGGACGATCTTACTTTAGATGACCCGCCCCCGGTCGGTGTCTTTGACAATATTGTAGATGTTACAGGCGTCGGACAAATGACCACGCGACCTGACCAGAATACTTTTGGGCTTGGCCTATGCACTGGCACATTGATCAATCCTCGGACGGTTATATTTGCAGCCCATTGTGTGAATAGCCAAGCGGCCGAAAGCTATGGATTTGCAACGGGTGGTACAGCGATTGCGTTCGGTTTTAGCGCTGATAATCTTCCTGCTGTTAGACGGTGGGTCGGACTTGATGGTGGCGCCGCAAATCAGACTGACGTCGAT
Proteins encoded in this region:
- the putA gene encoding bifunctional proline dehydrogenase/L-glutamate gamma-semialdehyde dehydrogenase PutA; translation: MNQHLAITKVDNNLRTKMASATWRSERDLHEQMQRELNLDRAAWNRISEASTLLVEQLRHSQNRPLIDQFLTEYGLSSDEGVQLMRLAEALSRTTNATTADELIQDKLIGRDWLSHSGVGHTLAMSLSGRLLHLTDRWLHWNKSASNPLTKVIAKIGNAKLRFAIRTAIKALSSQFVFAETLDSAIRRGEKYSRQGYVFSFDMLGEAARTATDAQKYYKSYADALDRVAAHADSDDPSRNHSISIKLSALHPRYEFAQAEHAVPEIAAMLLPLAIKARAANIQITIDAEETERLDISMDVLAMLVATPELKGWKGLGFVVQAYQRRALPLIDWLAKQAAQLQAPLFIRLVKGAYWDSEIKRAQEMGLETYPVFTRKEMTDLSYLTCAQKLLASPDHFVAQFATHNADSIAAVKELAGPERPIEVQRLFGMGQELHDGLLDQPQIYSRIYAPVGTQKDLLSYLIRRLLENGANSSFVHKLADPNIELSTLIRDPIAALAQHPTIANQKIPPPKQYLSSERKTAKGWDLANSMHRLRFQEELNTAAKQTHISAPIIAGAEIQGDEAPVFNPAITSEQIGSVVIADENAANIAMVTAQEAFKSWSRRSAAERAGLLEDAADLLEKRSGLFHYLAIKEAGKTWGDAIDEVREAVDFCRYYAEQARAPSFSKRQPLGVTICISPWNFPLAIFLGQITAALAAGNTVVAKPAEQTPLIAAEAIRLLHDVGIDGAAVNLLPGSGALIGEALISHSLAAAVCFTGSTTTAKRITRRLAQVGRPLTPLIAETGGINAMIVDSSALPEQTVDAVISSAFQSAGQRCSALRILCVQDDIADQFIDLLRGAMQALKVGDPWHISNDVGPVIDAAAKQNITSHLDRLDEIGRKIGVSSELIMEDGQSNKGHFVNPVAYELNDISDLDREIFGPVLHVVRFKADEKMAVIDKINNSGFGLTLGIHSRIDGLSEDMAERAQVGNIYINRNQIGAVVGVQPFGGQGLSGTGPKAGGPLYLLRLSKGEKSDENMMVEKPIKEPMEHQRVPSVNFANSIAAGIKSHDQWSAISSDDNGLTLLTEAAPDKFGQILSRERSLRNEILTTNISLASPAGETNIYSIKGRGLVVSLLQDQTAVLTACARALVTGNSFLQIDRQQSDGNVEQLSNAINEITGIDNLVQQSAISEPEDIFRQLQAGLIGGIIVDPIDPAMIALGAAIAERNGAILPILTLQDSHDRFVHEKTVTCNTAAAGGDVFLLNA
- a CDS encoding Lrp/AsnC family transcriptional regulator, translating into MDHKMNDVRGLDKFDWRILEAVQNDGRLSLSALSAHVGLSKTPCQVRLKRLEEEGYITGYHGRLNMRKIRRNYVVFIQVKLEATSRRHLEQFNVAVSKMDAIQSCYMMAGGFDYLLKVRCRNMEEYRIILTDDINSLPGVYQTTTFPVMEEVKRTLGVDLSGQI
- the thyA gene encoding thymidylate synthase; the encoded protein is MIPGEHYEQQYLDLMRHIWTHGDERTDRTGVGTRSIFGATMRFDLANDSIPLLTTKRVFWKTATREMLWFLTGDTNIRSLVEQKVHIWTDWPLDKYRKETGEDIDRDAFEQRIVEDDQFAKQWGDLGPVYGTQWVNWPRYTPAGEGLYRREEKGINQIKLLIDGLKHNPGSRRHIFTGWNVAELDQMALPPCHKTYQFYVAGGKLSAVLYQRSCDLGLGFAFNVYSAALLVRMIAQQCELEPGELVWNGGDVHLYLNHAELVEEQLSRQPSGQPKFKILRKPESIFHYQIADFKVEDYAPQAHISAPVAV